One genomic window of Halolamina sediminis includes the following:
- a CDS encoding Na+/H+ antiporter NhaC family protein gives MQNETSTEPGEETSLRFRGGPAVSAVPIAVFVVWAVFQSGVLGIGDTSGLVVGMLVGLIAGLPFVRGDWKAYADAIFEGMTQEVAATAAVAWLWAGMFANTIQAGGFVDGLVWLAGAAEVGAALFPAVTFLLAAVLATGIGTGYGTTIAFVTLVFPAGLLLGTNPILLFGAILSGAVFGDNLAPVSDTTIVSAVTQDADIGGVVASRVKYAVVAAVPALAAYLIAGATMSTSDPAANAGVEAGAAWGLLHLIPVAIVIATAVTGRHIVEAVSWGLASAFVLNVLLGAFDLVDVGVSDVLVFSAPESSGVAQSLDAAPLIGTVVETVPAAEAGVGGSLYTGAVGFFPLIVLTLLIVAGAQIMRAGGGFEALQTWLLETVATSVRRAEVTMVLGTAAVNAMVTINTAAEIAVAPYIRTLGRRFNINGYRRANILDANTSALGYIFPWGGGVLAGYSAMQTLPGEYEWFTAEMVVNPAAVFPYVFHGWFLVTVFLLAALTGFGLEYVSDRESEEVSRV, from the coding sequence GTGCAGAACGAAACATCGACCGAACCGGGTGAAGAGACGTCGCTCAGGTTCCGCGGTGGGCCGGCCGTCAGCGCCGTTCCGATCGCGGTGTTCGTCGTCTGGGCCGTGTTCCAGTCCGGCGTGCTGGGAATCGGCGACACCTCGGGCCTCGTCGTCGGGATGCTCGTCGGCCTGATCGCCGGACTCCCGTTCGTCCGTGGGGACTGGAAGGCGTACGCCGACGCCATCTTCGAGGGAATGACACAGGAGGTGGCGGCGACCGCGGCCGTCGCGTGGCTCTGGGCGGGGATGTTCGCGAACACGATCCAGGCCGGCGGCTTCGTAGACGGGCTCGTCTGGCTGGCGGGCGCCGCCGAGGTCGGCGCCGCGCTGTTCCCGGCCGTAACCTTCCTGCTCGCGGCGGTGCTGGCGACCGGGATCGGCACTGGCTACGGGACGACGATCGCGTTCGTGACGCTGGTGTTCCCGGCGGGCCTGCTGCTGGGGACGAACCCGATCCTCCTGTTCGGGGCGATCCTCTCGGGGGCGGTGTTCGGCGACAACCTCGCGCCCGTCTCGGACACGACGATCGTGAGCGCGGTGACACAGGACGCCGACATCGGCGGCGTCGTCGCCTCCCGCGTGAAGTACGCCGTCGTCGCCGCGGTGCCGGCGCTTGCGGCCTACCTGATCGCTGGCGCGACCATGTCGACCAGCGACCCCGCGGCCAACGCGGGCGTCGAGGCGGGGGCCGCGTGGGGGCTGCTCCACCTGATTCCGGTCGCGATCGTCATCGCGACCGCCGTCACCGGGCGACACATCGTCGAAGCGGTCTCGTGGGGGCTCGCAAGCGCGTTCGTGCTGAACGTCCTACTGGGGGCGTTCGACCTCGTGGACGTGGGCGTCAGCGACGTGCTCGTGTTCTCGGCACCCGAGAGCTCCGGGGTGGCACAGTCGCTCGACGCGGCGCCGCTGATCGGCACAGTCGTCGAGACCGTACCCGCCGCTGAGGCGGGCGTCGGCGGGAGCCTCTACACCGGCGCGGTGGGCTTCTTCCCGCTGATCGTGCTGACACTGCTGATCGTCGCCGGCGCACAGATCATGCGCGCCGGCGGCGGGTTCGAGGCGCTCCAGACGTGGCTGCTGGAGACCGTCGCGACCTCCGTGCGCCGCGCCGAGGTGACGATGGTGCTCGGCACCGCGGCCGTCAACGCGATGGTGACGATCAACACCGCCGCCGAGATCGCGGTCGCGCCGTACATCCGCACGCTGGGCCGGCGGTTCAACATCAACGGCTACCGACGGGCGAACATCCTCGACGCCAACACCTCGGCACTGGGCTATATCTTCCCGTGGGGCGGCGGCGTGCTCGCGGGCTACTCCGCGATGCAGACCCTGCCCGGCGAGTACGAGTGGTTCACCGCCGAGATGGTGGTCAACCCCGCCGCGGTGTTCCCGTACGTGTTCCACGGCTGGTTCCTCGTGACGGTGTTCCTGCTCGCGGCCCTGACCGGCTTCGGGCTGGAGTACGTCAGCGACCGCGAGAGCGAGGAGGTGAGTCGCGTATGA